The sequence GATAACGGCGACGGTCTTGCATCGTTTGTCGCTTGGGGGCGTCAGCCTCGGAGGTGTGCACGAGCTCGAGTGACCAGCGGACAACATCTTTGATGGAGCGGTGTTTCATCTTATGCATCAACGACTGTGGATCTCGGCGACGCGCGGTGGAGTCTCGGCGTTCGATGTGTGTAGACAGACTCGCGAAGGAGGATGGCgctgtctggcgtcgtggtgATGTCGATGGCAGACCTAGCAAGGTCGTGGCGTTAGTACCTGCTCTGAAGATGGATCGGTGAAAGACGGCGGCGACGGCCTCTGTGAGTGCGTCGGATTGTTGTGTGCCCCAGACCAGGTATATGGCTTGGTTGGGGCCTCCGGTTTTAGATATTAGGCTTAGGTGCGAGGTCTGTTTGATATTAGGCTCAGACTATCGGCACTCCTTCATCGAGTGGATAGAACTAACGACAGACATTGTCAAGATGGTCGCTTTAGACTTACTAATGTATTACTTTATAAGGTCATTataaataattaataaagtggttGCATGCATCGCTCAGATGCAGAGGAAAAAAAAGCAGGCAATTAAGCTGAGGACGTATCTGCCATCACCTCAAACCATCGATCGTGTACGTATGTGCATACACCCATCGCCAGACTAATTAAACTGGGCCACTAATTAAAATTAAAATGTAAGCTCCACCGTATTAGGCGCAGCCAGCAGTGAGCTAGCTGCCCTGGAGTGATGTAATGACCCGGGCTGTGGGCGGCAAAGTTTATAACCTAGAAACAAGACACTAATGGGAGACGCCATCTGCTTCCACTAATAAACCCAGCCACTAAATAGACTAATTAATCCCAAAGCGAGCGCCCCACGCCGCCCCTTCTCGGATTGTTGTGTGCCCCAGACCAGGTATATGGCTTGGTTGGGGCCTCCGGTTTTAGATATTAGGCTTAGGTGCGAGGTCTGTTTGATATTAGGCTCAGACTATCGGCACTCCTTCATCGAGTGGATAGAACTAACGACAGACATTGTCAAGATGGTCGCTTTAGACTTACTAATGTATTACTTTATAAGGTCATTataaataattaataaagtggttGCATGCATCGCTCAGATGCAGAGGAAAAAAAAGCAGGCAATTAAGCTGAGGACGTATCTGCCATCACCTCAAACCATCGATCGTGTACGTATGTGCATACACCCATCGCCAGACTAATTAAACTGGGCCACTAATTAAAATTAAAATGTAAGCTCCACCGTATTAGGCGCAGCCAGCAGTGAGCTAGCTGCCCTGGAGTGATGTAATGACCCGGGCTGTGGGCGGCAAAGTTTATAACCTAGAAACAAGACACTAATGGGAGACGCCATCTGCTTCCACTAATAAACCCAGCCACTAAATAGACTAATTAATCCCAAAGCGAGCGCCCTACGCCGGCCTTTCGCCGGGAGCCAGTAGCCGCCCTCGCCTCGCCGTCATAAATACCTCACCTTCCCCCCGTCATCTCACACCACTACACAGAGCTTCAGCGCATTAGCATCTTGAGCAGAGACACTCACCCTAGCTTGTCGATCAGTCGAGGCAGAGAGGATGGCCAAGGACATCGAGGCGGCGCCCCCCGGCGGGGAGTACGGGGCCAAGGACTACTCCGACCCACCGCCGGCGCCGCTCTTCGATGCCGAGGAGCTGACCAAGTGGTCCCTGTACCGCGCGGTCATCGCCGAGTTCGTGGCCACGCTGCTGTTCCTCTGCATCACCGTGGCCACCGTCATCGGGTACAAGCCCCAGGCGGACCCCGCCGGCCCCAATGCTGCCGACGCGGCCTGCAGCGGCGTCGGCATCCTCGGCATCGCCTGGGCGTTCGGCGGCATGATCTTCGTGCTCGTCTACTGCACCGCCGGCGTCTCGGGTGGCCACATCAACCCGGCGGTGACGTTCGGGCTGTTCCTGGCGCGTAAGGTGTCGCTGGTGCGCGCGCTGCTCTACATCATCGCGCAGTGCCTGGGCGCCATCTGCGGAGTGGGGCTCGTCAAGGGGTTCCAGAGCGCCTTCTACGTGCGCTATGGCGGCGGCGCCAACGAGCTCAGCTCCGGCTACTCCAAGGGCACCGGCCTCGCCGCCGAGATCATCGGCACCTTCGTGCTCGTCTACACCGTCTTCTCCGCCACCGACCCCAAGCGCAGCGCCCGTGACTCCCACGTCCCGGTAAGTTATCGCTGCCTGCCTACTGATTTCATTTTCTTTCGTCCATGAACTAGTGATGCTTTGCATGGACATACAGACGAAGCAGTTCTCTGAATATTCTCTAGTCACTAGTCCAGTCCCTTGCTAGTTAGTTAATTTGGTTCATTATATATGTATCAACTCAGCTGTGAGGTGGCAAACCGCTTGTGATTAACGCTATACAAGGAGCACGTTCGATTCTCTAGATAGGGACATAGTGCGAAAGTCAAAATTTTCGCTGATATGATTGTTTTATAATATTTTTTACTGCTTAGATTTGGTGAGCCATCTTTATCAAGCATGCATACGGAAACATTCATGTCTTCTTCCTATACAGCTCTACCTTTTGTTGCATATATGGTTTTGAATTTGTTGCAATGAATTGGTCAGGTGCTGGCTCCTCTGCCGATCGGCTTCGCGGTGTTCATGGTGCACTTGGCCACTATCCCGATCACCGGCACCGGCATCAACCCAGCAAGGAGCTTTGGAGCTGCCGTGATCTACAACAACGAGAAGGCCTGGGATGACCACGTACGTACCGCCACACACTATCGCATGTCTCTGCTAATTTAATGGGTTAATCTTTTAATATGTTGTGGTCACAATCACCTCGAAGACTAAAACTtaaaaaaaaaaaaacagaacTTGTGTGGTGTTCCTCGTCCATGGACTATATACCTCTATCAAACTAGACATAACTTTGTGGTATTCCTCGTTCACAAGTTCAAAAGTAGCAATCAGAACTCTGAACAGCTAGATTATTTTGAAGAATGGCCCAGGATAAGGATCGCTTAATTAACAAGCTCAAGCGATGTCACTCCCCACTGATTAGCCTTGAAATGTTTTTATTTACACTCTTGTAGCTAATGTATGACATCTGCGAACAAAACTATTGTTGCAGCAGTACACGCTGCCTAATATCGTCCCGCTCCCACTCCCAACTACCATCCAATGACGGCACAAAATCTACTAGCTGTAACGTGCCTAACTAGTTAATAGTGCTATCTTCTTCTACATACATATGCCACGGTTTTTAGAAAGTGCAATTAGGAGGAGATTAATTCAAATATCTCTAAGACATCTTACTTACTTTTGCGGTCATGTCATTGCAGTGGATCTTCTGGGTGGGGCCATTCATCGgggccgccatcgccgccgcctacCACCAGTACGTCCTGAGGGCCAGCGCCACCAAGCTCGGCTCGTCTGCCTCCTTCGGCAGGAGCTAGATCGGTCGGCTGATGTATGGATGATCGGAAGCACGGACAGTAAATATATCAGTGTGATACTGTTCGGATCATGTATTGTGCACGCGTCTGTATTTTCTTAGACGCATTTGGGTGTCTTCAAAATTTGCACTAAATTCGAAGGACTCGTCGCCTTGTTTTTTTCTTGAACAAACAAAGGGTACAGAAGGACCCAAAAGCTGCATTAACTAGAAGTGGATCACATCATCTTATAACAGGACTCTGGAAGAAACAGACATAACAAACTGGTCCCAGACTATTACAAAGTGGACCTCCAAATCCATTGAAAATCGCAATCGAGTCCTTGGCATCTCTAGCTCGAATCTAGTCTCGTCTTCACCGGGCATGACACCACATGGTGCGGCGAGCCCTCCAGGGTACCATGCCATGAATTCCAAGACGAAGATATAGTGCCTCAATCTGGCTCTTGGCTGGGAGGAAGAAGCAAGGTTACCATTCGGCTGACATATTCAATGGCGATGATTGGCATCGACCGCGGTAGTGGACACCAAAGCCCTTCCACGGTCGCCATCGGTGATGAGCACAAACACCATCTAGATCTCCATCTTTCCCCGCTTCTCCTTCACGACCACGATAACCTTACTAAGCAGGGGAATCAGAGGACCTCCTCTAGATCAGGCGGTCATGCAAGCGTATTCACTAAATCGCCGTCGACGCACTCTTCGCATGCATCTAGCTCCCAACTAGCATAGCAAGGACTGTAGGTGCCGCTAGCCACAGACCAGTGCTCAATAATGGCAACGACGTGCTCCACTATGGCATATCACCAAAGGCCACAGGAACAGGATGGAACCTAGACCTGGTATTTTACAAGGATACTCCATGCCCCTTCACTTCACTCCAGCTTGCAACACCGCCAGGGAAGATTGGGGATCGGGTCAGGAACTGGCTCTCTCTCGACTCTCAACAATAGCGCTTGAAAGGATCaagatggacctagagggggtgaatagggtCAACTAAAAATTTACTTAAGTTATCAGAAAGTTTAGACTATGTGAAATATAAAGTGTGAGCCTAAACAATGATAAAGTGTGATATACAATCTGTATGATGCTTGCAAGGTCAACTGACCAAATTAAACCACAAGTAAATGAGTTAGGGTTCCAGAAAACCGATGACCACATGGATGAAGATGTATCCCGGTTTTCatttccttggagggaagctagtGACCATTTTAGGGGTGGGTGTTACCATGAAGGCACACCAACACCATGAAGTCTTATCTTATTCTCCTTGAGATATCACCACAAACACAATTCCCAACCATTAGTGGTAGAACTTGAGGCGACCTCTAAACTTTCACAAACTCTTGGGGGTAAATCACAAATCAATTTCTCACCAAGAACTCCTACGCCTAGCAGCCTCCAAAGTCCAAGAGTGAAATGGTAACTATGAAGAATTCGAATCAAGCTCAAACATGAAAGTGCTTGGTCAAAGTGTGGAGGAAAGAGTGGATCTTGATTTAGGATGCTTACCCCTAGAATATCACCAAGAATCTTCTCAGGAATCAAGGGATTAGGGTTTGAGAGAGTTGGACAAAGTGTGTGGCAGCTGGATTTGAAATATATGCTTGAGAGTTACCCTATAACGAGTAAGAAATCTAACTGCGAAAATATGTGGGTTATATGTCTAGTTATACTGAATTCAAATGACATTGTTTCTTTGTAGAGCTGTCGTTCCATATGCATATAAATATTGCATGCTTGGCCTCCACGTCGCCACTCTCGGGGAGGCTTGGGCGAACCCAGATCCCACCGCTACTGTGCCCAAGTCCTCACACAACTCCCCTCGTTGTTGCATGCCGCTGGAAGGCGCCAGAGGTCAAAGCCCGTGTGGTGGCACGGTCCCTTACTATGTCGTCCAATGGGGCTAGCATGATAGTCAAGGGGAGATTTTACCTTCGTCCTCTTAACAATTGTTATTGCCAGAATGGCGACAAGTGTGGCTGACTTTGGTGGCGATGGTTTCGGCGACCTAGCCCAGATTTTCTGGCATGAGAGCCAAGGCGGTGGTCCTTCGTGCTCTACCTACGATGGCAGTTAGTGTGGCCAGCGCATGTGTCGTTAGTTCTGGGCCCTTGCCCAAAGCTGGTTGCAACACGTGGAGGTGGATCAGGACCATGGTGGCTTCGTGTCAAGGACGTCATTGATGTTGTGGGTGTCGGGAGTATTGTTGCTGCCCAAACATGGTGTTGATGGCAACGGTGGCTAACTCTGTCCATCAATCGAAATGCGCTCGGCAGTGGGAGTCTACGTGGTTCCCGAATCTAAGGACAATGATCTGAGGGCTACTCTCTATTTGAGGAAGTCTATGATGGTTGTTGCTATTGGCGGTGAGGCCGGTAGTGCGAGTCTTCTTTGCAAGGAGAGGTGTGAATCGGCAGTGATCGTAGTAGGTCAACTAGATTGAGGTTTGACTAGTGAGACTGCCGACGAAAGCTGACGATGACGGTGCACATGTGAGCATTGTTACTTTCATGAAGGTGTCTGACGGGGTCCTATACCGGGGGGTGGCTAACGCCTAGGATCCCAGCCTCATCGACCACCAGGGCCTGAATAGGCAAAGGGCACGATGCAAATGCTAGGAGGCAAAATGACCTTTTTGACGCCCAAGACTAGAGGGCGGCAGCGCCCTAGATCGCATGTGACATGTAAACCCTAGGCATCTCCTCTCTATATAAAGGGAGGTCTAGGGAACCCATTGATCATCTACCCTCAAATAGGCACTAGTACAGCGAGCTCCTagacaaacggtttttaacccctttctgcgacggcatttggaaccgtcgccaagtgagtgtgggcgatagggggggtccttcccacacgacccagaaaccgtcggggatatgccctcctggcacacacgttcggcaaaatgaggtcgtgtgtgaccggcgagcgctcaaatatggaaatacgtacaatagagctaaaaaatacaattatacggcaaAATTGTTTCCAGttgtaagtacatcccacacagtcagtccccacTAATCATTTTtgttcatatgtacatcccacacagtcgctccaacgAAATCGTTtgcgttcacaggtacatcacacataatttttcccattaaatcgtttgcgttattgaatatatcacacacggtccgtggaagaaactgtgtggaaaaggttgtccatcacacacagtttttatgtggtaaacgtttgcgcaaggtggcctaacgcaaacatttttcaagagaaagttgtgtgtgattgttcattgatccaacacggtttattcctaaaAACTGTGTGTATTTCCTGAGatcatcgcccacggtattttttcaacaaccatttgcaatagcaaaacccaattagcaggctaattcgccattagcaggctaattatctgattattcataatccatttattaatctaattgacatttcatattaagcaaacaatatatttcattttcataattgaaatacatcagagtacaacatcatatagcttcagcactcagctaccccattacacaactacaccaggaccaattttcacatgcaacatctataacctttcgaaattagcatgatagacggtacatagacagatgtatctcatctgaaaaactgctgaagcagaagacgaatattgagccttcattgatgttgaaggtctttgtaactttaggtGCCTGtagatgattgaccgtccatcctttgTCCTCTTCaagaacacttcaatattgaactatgggtgttgtatgaataccttcctcgcctcctgaccatacaggtggtttgagaggtaatcatcagtgaactgctttgaaaatgcctgaaaacaaggatgtgcataaatatcttctctatattggaaattgggcaaaggaataaaaaaggcaaggtataatagttagtaccatcctgtagtgaattgatgtcttcttcattgtgcagacaaagatcttgttgttttttgtcgctaatttctttatcctaacaatctttctgagtttcttgacttgatgatattcatggacaactcatttccccatatgcaaaaagggtcgaacagtgggtcaaaacctctgacagtaggacctacatgtgcaagaccaaattgttaaaaacctaaatattagaatggttcgtGCAATTGCataataatgtgctattagacaacggaccatgcacgtgctaacctcgattatAAACCTCAGtgctcccattgtttccctgcaacacatataaggtagttagtcatcaggttaagtaagggttcgcatgctatcagtaaaatatgttgatgaaaaataagcacattgcagattcatcagattaattcaaggcACACGGAAAACCTACTTATCCacaccaagcatgattaagaactagaaaatatagcacttgtatatgtttctcatgtattaagtgcagccaaattcgatttattcctcacatgcacaacaatacaaaattctacccatgacAATTGTACATCGCATTGCGGAAtagaaccaaacagttaactaaacaccacaacaaatgaaccaaacattaactgagcaccacattgcaaaatataacatactcctaatagaagatcagacagttaaccaaataGTTAAGTACAGCCAATTGTAGAAaatgtatttgtttctcatgtatttactacagccaaattcaatttattcctcacatggtatacaataacagaatgcacccacaactattgaacatcccattgcagaattgaaccaaacagttaactgaagacgacaactaa comes from Triticum urartu cultivar G1812 unplaced genomic scaffold, Tu2.1 TuUngrouped_contig_6332, whole genome shotgun sequence and encodes:
- the LOC125530459 gene encoding aquaporin PIP2-5-like yields the protein MAKDIEAAPPGGEYGAKDYSDPPPAPLFDAEELTKWSLYRAVIAEFVATLLFLCITVATVIGYKPQADPAGPNAADAACSGVGILGIAWAFGGMIFVLVYCTAGVSGGHINPAVTFGLFLARKVSLVRALLYIIAQCLGAICGVGLVKGFQSAFYVRYGGGANELSSGYSKGTGLAAEIIGTFVLVYTVFSATDPKRSARDSHVPVLAPLPIGFAVFMVHLATIPITGTGINPARSFGAAVIYNNEKAWDDHWIFWVGPFIGAAIAAAYHQYVLRASATKLGSSASFGRS